One segment of Pseudomonas asgharzadehiana DNA contains the following:
- a CDS encoding monovalent cation/H+ antiporter subunit D produces the protein MNGVNQLIVAPILLPLLTAGLMLMLGEKRRPLKARINLFSSLIGLGIAVLLLYWTQQDGPGSIGVYLPGNWQVPFGIVLVVDPLSALMLVLTGIIGVSALLFAMARWDRAGTSFHALFQVQMMGLYGAFLTADLFNLFVFFEVLLAASYGLMLHGSGRARVSAGLHYIAINLLASSLFLIGAAMIYGVTGTLNFADLALKIPLVPEADRGLLHAGAAILATAFLAKAGMWPLNFWLAPAYSSASAPVAAMFAIMTKVGVYTVLRLWTLLFSGQAGASALFGGDWLVYGGMATIVCAALAMLAAQRLERMASLSILVSAGILLSSVGFAQPSLTAGALFYLVSSTLALSALFLLAELIERSRSANDLPLDEEIDALPKAMESLHPRPGVNLDDEQKAVVGQVIPWTMAFLGLSFIACALLIIGMPPLSGFIGKLSLLSALVNPLGLGNAVDEPIRPAAWGLVALLILSGLASLIAFARLGIQRFWTPEERPSPLLRRYECLPIFLLLGLSIALTFKAEPLLHYTLATAQSLNNPERYVMAVMATRPVPSPEAKAAAREVQP, from the coding sequence ATGAATGGGGTCAATCAACTGATCGTCGCGCCGATCCTGCTGCCGTTGCTGACCGCCGGGCTGATGCTGATGCTCGGCGAGAAGCGCCGCCCGCTCAAGGCGCGCATCAATCTGTTCTCCAGCCTGATCGGCCTGGGCATTGCCGTGTTGCTGCTGTACTGGACGCAACAAGACGGCCCCGGCTCGATTGGCGTGTACCTGCCGGGCAACTGGCAAGTGCCGTTCGGCATCGTGCTGGTGGTGGACCCGCTGTCGGCGCTGATGCTGGTGCTCACCGGGATCATCGGCGTGAGCGCGCTGCTGTTTGCCATGGCCCGCTGGGACCGTGCCGGCACCAGTTTCCATGCCCTGTTCCAGGTTCAGATGATGGGCCTGTATGGCGCCTTCCTTACGGCCGACCTGTTCAACCTGTTCGTGTTCTTCGAAGTGCTGCTGGCGGCGTCCTACGGTTTGATGCTGCACGGTTCCGGCCGCGCGCGCGTATCGGCGGGGCTGCATTACATCGCGATCAACCTGCTGGCGTCGTCATTGTTCCTGATTGGCGCGGCGATGATCTACGGCGTGACCGGCACGCTGAACTTCGCCGACCTGGCGCTGAAGATTCCGTTGGTGCCCGAAGCTGACCGTGGCCTGCTGCATGCGGGTGCGGCGATCCTGGCGACGGCGTTCCTGGCCAAGGCCGGCATGTGGCCGCTGAATTTCTGGCTGGCGCCCGCCTACTCCTCGGCCAGCGCGCCGGTGGCGGCGATGTTTGCGATCATGACCAAGGTCGGCGTGTACACCGTGCTGCGTTTGTGGACCCTGCTGTTTTCCGGCCAGGCCGGCGCATCGGCGCTGTTTGGCGGCGACTGGCTGGTGTATGGCGGCATGGCGACCATCGTCTGCGCGGCGCTGGCCATGCTGGCGGCGCAGCGGCTGGAACGCATGGCGAGCCTGAGCATTCTGGTATCGGCCGGGATCCTGCTGTCGTCGGTGGGCTTTGCCCAGCCGAGCCTCACCGCCGGGGCGCTGTTCTATCTGGTCAGCTCCACCTTGGCGCTGAGCGCACTGTTCCTGCTGGCGGAATTGATCGAGCGGTCGCGCTCGGCCAATGACCTGCCGCTGGATGAAGAAATCGATGCGCTGCCCAAGGCCATGGAGTCGCTGCATCCACGGCCAGGCGTGAATCTGGATGACGAACAGAAAGCCGTGGTCGGCCAGGTCATTCCCTGGACCATGGCCTTCCTGGGCTTGAGTTTTATCGCCTGTGCGCTGCTGATCATCGGCATGCCGCCGTTGTCCGGGTTTATCGGCAAGCTCAGCCTCTTGAGTGCGCTGGTCAACCCGCTGGGCCTGGGCAATGCCGTGGATGAGCCGATTCGCCCGGCGGCCTGGGGCCTGGTGGCGCTGCTGATTCTGTCCGGGCTGGCTTCATTGATCGCCTTTGCGCGCTTGGGCATCCAACGCTTCTGGACCCCCGAAGAGCGCCCTTCGCCGCTGTTGCGGCGCTATGAGTGCCTGCCGATCTTCCTGCTGCTGGGCCTGAGCATTGCGCTGACCTTCAAGGCTGAACCCCTGCTGCACTACACGTTGGCCACCGCCCAGAGCTTGAACAACCCGGAGCGCTACGTGATGGCCGTGATGGCCACGCGCCCGGTGCCTAGCCCTGAAGCCAAGGCCGCCGCACGGGAGGTACAGCCATGA
- a CDS encoding Na+/H+ antiporter subunit E, producing the protein MKRLLPAPWLSLALCILWLLLNLSVSPGNLLLGALLGVLAPWMMAPLRPQPISLRRPGVILRLFLLVGRDVIVSNLQVAWRVLTCGSRPPHSRFIKIPLDLRSPNGLAALSMITTVIPGTIWSELALDRSLLLLHVFDLHDEAPFIEHFKATYERPLMEIFE; encoded by the coding sequence ATGAAACGCCTGCTCCCTGCCCCGTGGTTATCGCTGGCCTTGTGCATACTGTGGCTGCTGCTGAACCTGTCGGTCAGCCCCGGCAACCTGCTATTGGGCGCACTGCTGGGCGTTCTTGCGCCGTGGATGATGGCACCGCTGCGCCCGCAACCGATAAGCCTGCGCCGTCCCGGCGTGATCCTGCGCCTGTTTCTGCTGGTGGGCCGCGACGTGATTGTCTCCAACCTGCAAGTGGCGTGGCGCGTCCTGACCTGCGGCTCACGCCCGCCACACTCGCGCTTCATCAAGATCCCCCTGGATCTGCGCAGCCCCAACGGCCTCGCCGCGCTGTCGATGATCACCACGGTGATTCCCGGCACCATCTGGTCGGAGCTGGCCCTGGACCGCAGCCTCCTGCTGTTGCATGTCTTCGACCTGCACGATGAAGCGCCGTTTATCGAACACTTCAAAGCCACCTATGAACGGCCCCTGATGGAGATCTTCGAATGA
- a CDS encoding K+/H+ antiporter subunit F, with protein MSALLANAILFSLFLFSLAMVLTLVRLFKGPSAQDRVLALDYLYILAMLMMLVLGIRYASDTYFEAALLIALFGFVGSFALAKFLLRGEVIE; from the coding sequence ATGAGCGCCCTGCTCGCCAATGCGATCCTGTTCAGCCTGTTTTTGTTCTCGCTGGCCATGGTGCTGACCCTGGTGCGCCTGTTCAAAGGCCCCTCGGCCCAGGACCGGGTCCTGGCGCTGGACTACCTGTATATCCTGGCGATGCTGATGATGCTGGTGCTGGGCATCCGGTACGCCAGTGATACCTACTTTGAAGCGGCGCTGTTGATCGCGCTGTTCGGCTTCGTCGGCTCGTTTGCCCTGGCCAAATTCCTGCTGCGTGGGGAGGTGATTGAATGA
- a CDS encoding Na+/H+ antiporter subunit G, with product MMPLWVEILVAVLLVLSSVFALIGAIGLLRMKDFFQRMHPPALASTLGAWCVALASIIYFSVLKSGPVLHGWLIPILLSITVPVTTLLLARTALFRKRMAGDDVPAEVSSRRAERSKSA from the coding sequence ATGATGCCGTTATGGGTGGAAATCCTCGTGGCTGTGCTGCTGGTATTAAGCAGTGTGTTCGCGCTGATCGGAGCAATTGGCTTGCTGCGCATGAAGGACTTCTTCCAGCGCATGCACCCGCCGGCGCTGGCCTCGACGCTGGGTGCATGGTGTGTGGCGTTGGCGTCGATCATCTATTTTTCGGTACTCAAGTCCGGGCCGGTGTTGCACGGTTGGTTGATCCCGATTCTGCTGTCGATCACCGTGCCGGTGACTACCCTTTTGCTGGCGCGTACGGCGCTGTTTCGCAAACGCATGGCCGGTGACGATGTGCCCGCCGAGGTCAGCAGTCGCCGAGCTGAACGCTCCAAATCAGCCTAG
- the cysS gene encoding cysteine--tRNA ligase yields the protein MLTIYNTLSKTKEVFKPLDGNKVRMYVCGMTVYDYCHIGHGRSMVAFDLVTRWLRFSGYDLTYVRNITDIDDKIINRANENGEAFDALTERMITAMHEDEARLNILKPDMEPRATDHIPGMHAMIQTLIDKGYAYAPGNGDVYYRVAKFMGYGKLSRKKIEDLRIGARIEVDEAKQDPLDFVLWKATKPGEPSWESPWGAGRPGWHIECSVMSTCCLGETFDIHGGGSDLEFPHHENEIAQSEAATGKTYANAWMHCGMIRINGEKMSKSLNNFFTIRDVLEKYHPEVVRYLLVSSHYRSAINYSEDNLKDAKGALERFYHALKGLPAVAPAGGEAFVARFTEVMNDDFGTPEACAVLFEMVREINRLRESDLDAAAGLAARLKELASVLGVLQMHADDFLQAGAEGRVDAAEVDALIQARLAARAGKDWAESDRIRDQLTAMGVVLEDGKGGTTWRLAD from the coding sequence GTGTTAACGATCTACAACACACTCAGCAAGACCAAAGAAGTCTTCAAGCCGCTCGATGGCAACAAAGTGCGCATGTACGTGTGCGGCATGACCGTGTACGACTACTGCCACATCGGCCACGGCCGCAGCATGGTTGCCTTCGACCTGGTGACCCGCTGGTTGCGTTTCAGCGGTTACGACCTGACCTATGTGCGCAACATCACCGACATCGACGACAAGATCATCAACCGCGCCAATGAAAACGGCGAGGCGTTCGACGCGCTGACCGAGCGCATGATCACCGCGATGCACGAGGACGAGGCGCGCCTCAACATCCTCAAGCCGGACATGGAACCGCGTGCCACTGACCACATCCCTGGCATGCACGCGATGATCCAGACCCTGATCGACAAGGGCTATGCCTACGCCCCCGGCAATGGCGACGTGTACTACCGCGTCGCCAAGTTCATGGGCTACGGCAAGCTGTCGCGCAAGAAGATCGAAGACCTGCGCATCGGCGCGCGCATCGAAGTCGACGAAGCCAAGCAGGACCCGCTCGATTTCGTGCTGTGGAAAGCCACCAAGCCCGGCGAGCCAAGCTGGGAGTCGCCATGGGGCGCCGGGCGTCCGGGTTGGCACATCGAATGCTCGGTGATGTCCACCTGCTGCCTGGGCGAGACCTTCGACATTCATGGCGGCGGCAGCGACCTGGAGTTCCCGCACCACGAAAACGAAATCGCCCAGAGCGAAGCCGCCACCGGCAAGACCTACGCCAACGCCTGGATGCACTGCGGCATGATCCGCATCAATGGCGAGAAGATGTCCAAGTCCTTGAACAACTTCTTCACCATCCGCGACGTGCTGGAAAAGTACCACCCGGAAGTGGTGCGTTACCTGCTGGTGTCCAGCCATTACCGCAGCGCCATCAACTACTCGGAAGACAACCTCAAGGATGCCAAGGGCGCCCTGGAGCGGTTCTACCACGCGTTGAAAGGCCTTCCCGCAGTGGCTCCGGCCGGCGGCGAAGCGTTCGTGGCACGCTTTACCGAAGTCATGAACGACGACTTCGGCACCCCGGAAGCCTGCGCGGTGCTGTTCGAAATGGTGCGCGAGATCAACCGCCTGCGCGAGAGCGATCTCGACGCGGCGGCGGGCCTGGCGGCGCGCCTCAAAGAGCTGGCCAGCGTGCTGGGCGTGTTGCAGATGCACGCCGATGACTTCCTGCAAGCCGGCGCTGAAGGGCGTGTGGATGCGGCTGAGGTGGATGCGCTGATTCAGGCGCGCCTGGCCGCTCGCGCAGGCAAGGACTGGGCGGAGTCCGACCGTATCCGTGACCAACTGACCGCGATGGGTGTGGTGTTGGAAGACGGCAAGGGTGGGACGACGTGGCGGTTGGCTGACTGA
- a CDS encoding glutamine--tRNA ligase/YqeY domain fusion protein translates to MSKPTVDPTSNAKAGPAVPVNFLRPIIQADLDSGKHTQIVTRFPPEPNGYLHIGHAKSICVNFGLAQEFGGVTHLRFDDTNPAKEDQEYIDAIESDVKWLGFEWSGEVRYASQYFDQLHDWAVELIKAGKAYVDDLSPEQAKEYRGSLTEPGKNSPFRDRSVEENLDWFARMRAGEFPDGARVLRAKIDMASPNMNLRDPIMYRIRHAHHHQTGDKWCIYPNYDFTHGQSDAIEGITHSICTLEFESHRPLYEWFLSNLPVPAQPRQYEFSRLNLNYTITSKRKLKQLVDEKHVHGWDDPRMSTLSGFRRRGYTPASIRNFCDMVGTNRSDGVVDFGMLEFSIRQDLDANAPRAMCVLRPLKVVITNYPQDQVEHLELPRHPQKEELGVRKLPFARELYIDRDDFMEEPPKGYKRLEPNGEVRLRGSYVIRADEAIKDADGNIVELHCSYDPDTLGKNPEGRKVKGVVHWVPAAASIECEVRLYDRLFRSPNPEKAEDSASFLDNINPDSLQVLTGCRAEPSLGDAQPEDRFQFEREGYFCADIKDSKPGHPVFNRTVTLRDSWGQ, encoded by the coding sequence ATGAGCAAGCCCACTGTCGACCCTACCTCGAACGCCAAGGCCGGACCTGCCGTCCCGGTCAATTTCCTGCGCCCGATCATCCAGGCGGACCTGGATTCGGGCAAGCACACGCAGATCGTCACCCGTTTCCCGCCAGAGCCCAACGGCTATCTGCACATCGGTCACGCCAAGTCGATCTGTGTGAACTTCGGCCTGGCCCAGGAGTTCGGTGGCGTCACGCACTTGCGTTTCGACGACACCAACCCGGCCAAGGAAGACCAGGAATACATCGACGCGATCGAAAGCGACGTGAAGTGGCTGGGCTTCGAATGGTCCGGTGAAGTGCGCTATGCCTCGCAGTACTTCGACCAGTTGCACGACTGGGCCGTCGAGCTGATCAAGGCCGGCAAGGCCTACGTCGACGACCTGAGCCCCGAGCAAGCCAAGGAATACCGTGGCAGCCTCACCGAGCCGGGCAAGAACAGCCCGTTCCGTGACCGCTCCGTGGAGGAGAACCTCGACTGGTTCGCCCGCATGCGCGCCGGTGAGTTCCCGGACGGCGCCCGCGTGTTGCGCGCCAAGATCGACATGGCCTCGCCGAACATGAACCTGCGCGACCCGATCATGTACCGCATCCGCCACGCCCACCACCACCAGACCGGTGACAAGTGGTGCATCTACCCCAACTACGATTTCACCCACGGTCAGTCGGACGCCATCGAAGGCATCACCCACTCCATCTGCACCCTGGAATTCGAAAGCCATCGCCCGCTGTACGAGTGGTTCCTGAGCAACCTGCCGGTGCCGGCGCAGCCGCGCCAGTACGAATTCAGCCGCCTGAACCTGAACTACACCATCACCAGCAAGCGCAAGCTCAAGCAACTGGTCGATGAAAAACACGTGCATGGCTGGGATGACCCGCGCATGTCGACGCTGTCGGGCTTCCGCCGTCGCGGCTACACCCCGGCGTCGATCCGCAACTTCTGCGACATGGTCGGCACCAACCGTTCCGACGGCGTGGTCGACTTTGGCATGCTCGAATTCAGCATCCGCCAGGACCTCGACGCCAACGCCCCGCGCGCCATGTGCGTGCTGCGCCCGCTGAAAGTCGTGATCACCAACTACCCGCAAGACCAGGTCGAACACCTCGAACTGCCGCGTCACCCGCAAAAAGAAGAACTCGGCGTGCGCAAGCTGCCGTTCGCCCGTGAACTCTACATCGACCGCGATGACTTCATGGAAGAACCGCCGAAGGGCTACAAGCGCCTGGAGCCCAATGGCGAAGTGCGCCTGCGTGGCAGCTACGTGATCCGCGCTGACGAAGCGATCAAGGACGCCGATGGCAACATCGTCGAACTGCATTGCTCGTACGACCCGGACACCCTGGGCAAGAACCCTGAAGGCCGCAAGGTCAAGGGTGTGGTCCACTGGGTGCCGGCCGCTGCCAGCATCGAGTGCGAAGTGCGCCTGTACGATCGTCTGTTCCGTTCGCCCAACCCCGAGAAGGCCGAAGACAGCGCGAGTTTCCTCGACAACATCAACCCTGACTCCCTGCAAGTACTCACGGGTTGTCGTGCCGAGCCATCGCTTGGCGACGCACAGCCGGAAGACCGTTTCCAGTTCGAGCGCGAAGGTTACTTCTGCGCGGATATCAAGGACTCCAAACCTGGTCATCCGGTATTCAACCGTACCGTGACCTTGCGTGATTCGTGGGGCCAGTGA
- a CDS encoding peptidylprolyl isomerase, protein MTQVKLTTNHGDIVIELNAEKAPITVANFIEYVKAGHYENTVFHRVIGNFMIQGGGFEPGMKEKKDKRPSIQNEADNGLSNDKYTVAMARTMEPHSASAQFFINVADNAFLNHSGKNVQGWGYAVFGKVTAGTDVVDKIKGVSTTSKAGHQDVPAEDVIVEKAEIIEA, encoded by the coding sequence ATGACTCAAGTGAAACTGACCACCAACCACGGTGACATCGTCATCGAACTGAACGCCGAGAAAGCGCCGATCACCGTCGCCAACTTCATCGAGTACGTGAAGGCCGGCCACTACGAAAACACTGTTTTCCACCGTGTCATCGGCAACTTCATGATCCAGGGCGGCGGTTTCGAGCCGGGCATGAAAGAGAAGAAAGACAAGCGCCCAAGCATCCAGAACGAAGCGGATAACGGCCTTTCCAACGACAAGTACACCGTCGCCATGGCCCGTACCATGGAGCCGCATTCGGCCTCCGCGCAGTTCTTCATCAACGTCGCCGACAACGCCTTCCTGAACCACAGCGGCAAGAACGTGCAGGGTTGGGGCTACGCGGTGTTCGGTAAAGTCACCGCAGGCACCGACGTTGTCGACAAGATCAAAGGCGTGTCCACCACCTCCAAGGCCGGTCACCAGGACGTTCCCGCCGAAGACGTGATCGTCGAGAAAGCCGAGATCATCGAAGCGTGA
- the lpxH gene encoding UDP-2,3-diacylglucosamine diphosphatase — translation MILLISDLHLEQERPDITRAFLDLLHGRARGAQALYILGDFFEAWIGDDGMTAFQRSIGEALRELSDSGTPIFIMHGNRDFLIGKAFCKAAGATLLKDPSVVQFYGEPVLLMHGDSLCTRDLGYMKLRRILRNPLVLFILRHLPLRTRHRLARKLRSESRAQTRMKANDIVDVTPEEVPRVMQHFGVRTLVHGHTHRPAIHKLQIGDQAAKRIVLGDWDKQGWALQVDEQGFALAAFDFVNPQLALPGA, via the coding sequence GTGATATTGCTGATTTCAGACTTGCATCTGGAACAGGAGCGCCCGGACATCACCCGGGCGTTTCTGGATCTGCTCCACGGCCGCGCCCGTGGTGCCCAGGCGTTGTACATTCTGGGGGACTTCTTCGAAGCCTGGATTGGCGACGATGGGATGACCGCCTTCCAGCGTTCGATTGGCGAGGCTCTGCGTGAGCTGAGCGACAGCGGCACCCCGATTTTCATCATGCACGGCAACCGCGATTTCCTGATCGGCAAGGCGTTCTGCAAAGCCGCAGGCGCCACCCTGCTCAAGGACCCGAGTGTCGTGCAGTTTTACGGCGAACCCGTGCTGCTGATGCACGGCGACAGCCTGTGTACCCGCGACCTCGGCTATATGAAGCTGCGGCGCATCCTGCGTAACCCGCTCGTGCTGTTTATCCTGCGTCACCTGCCTTTGCGTACCCGCCACAGGCTGGCGCGCAAGCTGCGCAGTGAAAGCCGTGCGCAAACCCGCATGAAGGCCAACGACATTGTCGATGTGACGCCCGAGGAAGTGCCACGGGTGATGCAGCACTTTGGCGTGCGTACCCTGGTCCACGGCCACACCCACCGCCCGGCCATCCACAAATTGCAGATCGGTGACCAGGCGGCCAAGCGCATTGTGCTGGGGGACTGGGACAAGCAAGGCTGGGCCTTGCAGGTGGATGAGCAGGGGTTCGCGTTGGCGGCGTTTGATTTTGTGAACCCGCAGTTGGCGCTGCCTGGCGCCTGA
- a CDS encoding DHA2 family efflux MFS transporter permease subunit, with protein sequence MSNNASFTPPSLLMATIGLSLATFMQVLDTTIANVALPTISGNLGVSSEQGTWVITSFAVSNAIALPLTGWLSRRFGEVKLFLWATLLFVLASFLCGISTSMPELIGFRVLQGLVAGPLYPMTQTLLIAVYPPARRGMALALLAMVTVVAPIAGPILGGWITDSYSWPWIFFINVPIGIFAAMVVRSQLKKRPVVTSYQPMDYVGLLSLIVGVGALQIILDKGNDLDWFESNFILIGAAISVIALAVFVIWEMTDKHPVVNLRLFAYRNFRIGTIVLIGGYAGFFGINLILPQWLQTQMGYTATWAGLAVAPIGILPVLMSPFVGKYAHKFDLRLLAGLSFLAMGLSCFMRAGFTNEVDFTHIALVQLFMGIGVALFFMPTLSILMSDLPPQQIADGAGLATFLRTLGGSFAASLTTWIWIRRADQHHAYMSENMTVYDSATRDALQALGGAGQKAYTQLDQILTSQAYMMSTVDYFTLMGWIFAGLMLLVWLAKPPFTAKAGPAASGH encoded by the coding sequence ATGAGCAATAACGCCTCCTTCACGCCACCCAGCCTGTTGATGGCCACCATTGGCCTGTCGCTGGCGACCTTTATGCAGGTGCTCGACACCACCATCGCCAACGTGGCGTTGCCGACCATTTCCGGCAACCTGGGTGTGAGTTCGGAGCAGGGCACCTGGGTGATCACCTCGTTTGCCGTGAGCAACGCCATCGCCTTGCCGCTCACCGGCTGGCTGAGCCGTCGCTTCGGCGAGGTGAAGCTGTTCCTGTGGGCAACCCTGCTGTTTGTGCTGGCCTCGTTCCTCTGCGGTATTTCTACCTCGATGCCCGAGCTGATCGGCTTTCGGGTGCTGCAAGGCCTGGTGGCCGGGCCGTTGTACCCGATGACCCAGACCCTGCTGATTGCGGTGTATCCGCCCGCCAGGCGCGGCATGGCCCTGGCGTTGCTGGCGATGGTCACAGTGGTGGCGCCGATTGCCGGGCCTATCCTCGGCGGCTGGATCACCGACAGCTACAGCTGGCCATGGATCTTTTTCATCAACGTGCCCATCGGTATCTTTGCGGCGATGGTGGTGCGTTCGCAGTTGAAAAAACGCCCGGTGGTGACCAGCTACCAGCCGATGGATTACGTCGGTTTGCTCAGCTTGATCGTGGGCGTCGGCGCCCTGCAGATCATCCTCGACAAGGGCAATGACCTGGACTGGTTCGAATCCAACTTCATCCTCATCGGCGCGGCGATTTCGGTGATTGCCCTGGCGGTGTTCGTGATCTGGGAAATGACCGACAAGCACCCAGTGGTCAACCTGCGCTTGTTTGCCTACCGCAACTTCCGTATCGGCACCATTGTGTTGATCGGCGGCTATGCGGGCTTCTTCGGCATCAACCTGATCCTGCCGCAGTGGCTGCAAACCCAGATGGGCTACACCGCCACCTGGGCCGGGCTGGCGGTGGCGCCGATCGGTATTCTGCCGGTGCTGATGTCGCCGTTCGTGGGTAAGTATGCGCACAAGTTCGACCTGCGCCTGCTGGCGGGGCTGTCGTTCCTGGCGATGGGGTTGAGTTGCTTCATGCGCGCCGGCTTCACTAACGAGGTGGACTTCACCCACATCGCCCTGGTGCAGTTGTTCATGGGCATCGGCGTGGCGCTGTTCTTCATGCCGACCTTGAGCATCCTGATGTCCGACCTGCCGCCGCAGCAGATTGCCGACGGCGCCGGCCTGGCCACTTTCCTGCGGACCCTGGGCGGCAGCTTTGCGGCGTCGCTCACCACATGGATCTGGATTCGCCGGGCCGACCAACACCATGCCTACATGAGCGAGAACATGACCGTTTATGACTCGGCCACGCGCGACGCCTTGCAGGCGCTGGGTGGGGCAGGGCAGAAGGCATACACGCAACTGGACCAGATACTGACCAGCCAGGCGTACATGATGTCCACCGTGGACTACTTCACCTTGATGGGGTGGATATTCGCCGGGTTGATGCTGTTGGTGTGGCTGGCCAAGCCGCCGTTTACCGCCAAGGCGGGGCCTGCGGCTTCAGGTCACTGA